One Thalassotalea hakodatensis DNA segment encodes these proteins:
- the fkpB gene encoding FKBP-type peptidyl-prolyl cis-trans isomerase, with translation MTEMIKSDSHVIVHITMKLADGSAADSTKVHNKPAKIIMGDESISPAFEAQLLGLQKGESKEFTLQAVDSFGETNPDNIHYVDINKFSSDAPAQVGNIVTFTQPGGIELPGMITDVSGSSVTVDFNHPLAGQAVTFVIDVVDILSGDA, from the coding sequence ATGACAGAAATGATAAAATCTGATTCTCATGTTATTGTACATATCACCATGAAACTTGCTGACGGCTCAGCGGCTGATAGTACAAAAGTACATAACAAACCGGCTAAAATAATTATGGGTGATGAAAGCATTTCACCAGCATTTGAGGCCCAGCTTTTAGGTTTGCAAAAAGGTGAGTCAAAAGAATTTACCTTACAGGCGGTTGATAGTTTTGGCGAAACTAACCCTGATAATATTCACTATGTTGATATTAATAAGTTTTCATCAGATGCACCTGCTCAGGTGGGGAATATTGTTACCTTTACGCAGCCTGGTGGCATTGAGTTACCAGGTATGATCACAGATGTGTCGGGTAGTTCAGTTACCGTTGATTTTAATCACCCGCTTGCAGGACAAGCGGTTACTTTTGTGATTGATGTTGTCGATATTTTATCAGGAGATGCTTAA
- the lspA gene encoding signal peptidase II, translated as MNKISQHSNVKWLWLTLIFLVADQITKYWVANTMGLYQSIEVLPFFNITYAQNTGAAFSFLADQGGWQRWFFTAIAVIASVIFFVWLLRVPKQQQKLAIALALMLSGALGNLIDRALFGYVIDFLDFHLQGYRWPTFNIADSVIFIGAALMIWDSFSQEKQRKHSAKA; from the coding sequence ATGAATAAAATTAGCCAACATTCAAATGTAAAATGGTTATGGTTAACATTAATCTTTTTGGTTGCCGATCAAATTACCAAGTATTGGGTTGCGAATACGATGGGCTTGTATCAGTCGATAGAAGTACTACCCTTTTTTAATATTACTTACGCGCAAAACACTGGAGCTGCATTTAGTTTTTTAGCTGACCAAGGTGGGTGGCAGCGTTGGTTTTTTACTGCTATTGCTGTTATAGCCAGTGTGATATTTTTTGTTTGGTTATTAAGGGTGCCTAAACAGCAACAGAAACTTGCTATAGCGCTAGCATTGATGCTAAGTGGTGCATTGGGAAATTTAATTGACAGGGCTTTATTTGGCTATGTTATTGATTTCTTAGATTTCCACTTACAAGGATATCGTTGGCCTACGTTTAATATTGCTGATTCGGTGATTTTTATTGGTGCAGCATTGATGATTTGGGATTCATTCTCGCAGGAAAAACAACGTAAACATTCAGCAAAGGCTTAA
- the ileS gene encoding isoleucine--tRNA ligase, translating into MSDYKHTLNLPATTFPMKGNMANREPQMLKDWANKDLYSKIRAAKKGKKSFILHDGPPYANGNIHLGHAVNKILKDIIIKAKTLSDFDSPYVPGWDCHGLPIELMVEKKIGKPGHKVSAAEFRQKCREYATKQVDGQREDFKRLGVFGDWDKPYLTMNFDTEANIIRALGKIAENGHLQQGFKPVHWCTDCGSALAEAEVEYQDKQSPAIDVKFDVIDSTIVDKFSHPEGKVGEGDISVVIWTTTPWTLPANRAVSVHPDVEYSLVQCEKEGRSFRLILASELVTECIDRFGIEKYHALGFCNGEALEHVQLQHPFNDITVPVICGDHVTTDSGTGCVHTAGGHGVDDFNVSKKYDLEIYNPVGANGVFIEGTPIVAGQHVFKANAGIVDLLNEKDALMHHHAYEHSYPHCWRHKTPIIFRATPQWFISMDKKGLRQDSLAEIKKTQWIPEWGEERIKGMVEGRPDWCVSRQRTWGVPIALFIHKDTGALHPRSIDLIEDVAKRVEKEGIQAWFDLEAKELIGDDAQEYVKVPDTLDVWFDSGVTHYTVVDAREEFTKAADLYLEGSDQHRGWFMSSMMSSVAMHGKAPYSQVLTHGFTVDVNGRKMSKSLGNVITPSEITNKLGADILRLWVASVNYTQEITVSQEIFNRQADAYRRIRNTSRFLLANINGFEPAKHSVSPSEMVELDRWVLAKAAELQTEIVAAYDNYEFHNVVHKLMNFCTTELGGFYLDIIKDRQYTAKADSVARRSCQTAMYIIAEAMTRWMAPILSFTAQEIWQALPAPASGERGEFVFTDVWFDDLANVDDASAFNDNFWRTILQVRGEVNKAIEVARKEKTIGKGLEASVTLYANPQLAKQLQTLKDELRFVLITSGASVEEVTEKPSNAQSTEIEGLWISIASSSGTKCERCWHYTDDVGSDDAYDDLCGRCITNVNGEGETRQFA; encoded by the coding sequence ATGAGTGACTACAAACATACCCTGAATTTGCCTGCTACAACCTTTCCCATGAAAGGCAATATGGCAAATCGTGAACCGCAAATGCTAAAGGATTGGGCAAATAAAGATCTTTATAGCAAAATTCGCGCAGCTAAGAAGGGTAAAAAATCATTTATTTTGCATGACGGCCCTCCATACGCTAATGGTAATATTCATTTAGGCCATGCTGTTAATAAAATTCTTAAAGATATCATTATCAAAGCAAAAACGTTATCTGACTTTGACTCTCCATACGTACCAGGTTGGGATTGCCATGGTTTACCTATTGAGTTAATGGTAGAGAAAAAAATTGGTAAACCTGGCCATAAAGTATCTGCGGCAGAGTTTCGTCAAAAGTGTCGTGAATATGCAACCAAACAAGTAGACGGCCAGCGAGAAGACTTTAAACGTTTAGGTGTTTTTGGTGATTGGGATAAACCGTATTTAACCATGAACTTCGACACTGAAGCGAATATCATTCGAGCGTTAGGTAAAATTGCTGAAAATGGTCACTTACAACAAGGTTTTAAACCAGTTCATTGGTGTACAGACTGTGGTTCAGCATTAGCTGAAGCTGAGGTTGAATACCAAGATAAGCAATCACCTGCGATTGATGTAAAATTTGATGTGATTGACAGTACAATTGTTGACAAGTTCTCTCATCCAGAAGGCAAGGTAGGTGAAGGTGATATTTCCGTTGTTATCTGGACAACTACGCCATGGACATTACCGGCAAACCGAGCGGTCTCTGTACACCCTGACGTTGAATACTCGCTAGTACAATGTGAAAAAGAAGGCCGCAGTTTTCGTTTAATTTTAGCTTCAGAGCTAGTAACCGAATGTATTGATCGTTTTGGCATTGAAAAATATCATGCGCTAGGTTTCTGTAACGGCGAAGCGCTAGAACATGTTCAACTTCAACATCCGTTTAATGATATTACCGTACCTGTTATTTGCGGTGACCATGTTACCACTGACTCTGGTACTGGTTGTGTTCATACTGCTGGTGGTCATGGTGTAGATGATTTCAATGTTAGCAAAAAGTATGATTTAGAAATTTATAACCCAGTTGGCGCTAACGGTGTTTTCATTGAAGGTACGCCGATTGTTGCTGGACAACATGTCTTTAAAGCTAATGCTGGTATTGTTGATCTATTGAATGAAAAAGATGCATTGATGCATCATCATGCTTATGAACATTCATATCCTCATTGTTGGCGACATAAAACACCTATTATCTTCCGTGCAACACCACAGTGGTTTATCAGCATGGATAAAAAAGGTTTACGTCAAGATTCATTAGCAGAAATTAAGAAAACACAATGGATCCCAGAATGGGGCGAAGAACGCATAAAAGGCATGGTTGAAGGTCGACCTGATTGGTGTGTTTCGCGTCAAAGAACTTGGGGTGTACCTATTGCTTTGTTTATTCATAAAGACACTGGCGCATTACACCCTCGCAGCATAGATCTTATTGAAGATGTTGCAAAGCGCGTTGAAAAAGAAGGAATTCAAGCATGGTTCGATTTAGAGGCTAAAGAACTGATTGGTGACGATGCACAAGAATACGTTAAAGTACCAGATACCTTGGACGTTTGGTTTGACTCTGGGGTTACTCATTATACTGTAGTTGATGCTCGAGAAGAGTTTACGAAAGCTGCAGACCTATACTTAGAGGGCTCAGATCAACACCGTGGTTGGTTTATGTCTTCTATGATGTCTAGTGTTGCTATGCATGGCAAAGCGCCATATTCGCAAGTATTAACACATGGCTTTACTGTTGATGTAAATGGTAGAAAAATGTCTAAGTCACTTGGTAATGTGATTACGCCGTCTGAAATTACCAATAAACTTGGCGCAGATATCCTACGTTTATGGGTAGCATCTGTTAACTACACCCAAGAAATCACAGTCTCTCAAGAGATTTTTAATCGTCAAGCAGATGCTTATCGACGTATTCGCAACACTTCACGTTTTCTATTAGCGAATATTAATGGCTTTGAACCTGCTAAGCACTCTGTTTCACCAAGTGAAATGGTAGAACTTGATAGATGGGTATTAGCGAAAGCAGCTGAACTGCAAACTGAAATTGTAGCAGCTTACGATAATTATGAGTTCCATAACGTTGTACATAAATTAATGAATTTTTGTACAACAGAGTTAGGTGGTTTTTACTTAGATATTATTAAAGATCGCCAATATACGGCAAAAGCTGACAGTGTGGCTCGTCGTTCATGCCAAACAGCAATGTATATTATTGCTGAAGCCATGACACGTTGGATGGCACCTATTTTATCTTTTACAGCACAAGAAATTTGGCAAGCACTACCTGCGCCAGCATCAGGAGAAAGAGGTGAGTTTGTTTTTACTGATGTTTGGTTTGATGATTTAGCTAATGTTGATGACGCTAGTGCCTTTAATGACAACTTTTGGCGTACTATTTTACAAGTTCGTGGTGAAGTAAATAAAGCCATTGAAGTCGCTCGTAAAGAGAAAACGATCGGTAAAGGTTTAGAAGCAAGTGTAACGCTATATGCAAATCCACAACTTGCGAAACAATTACAAACGTTAAAAGATGAGCTTAGGTTTGTATTGATCACATCAGGTGCTTCGGTTGAAGAAGTCACAGAAAAGCCGAGTAATGCACAAAGTACAGAAATTGAAGGGCTGTGGATAAGTATTGCAAGCAGTTCTGGAACCAAGTGTGAGCGTTGCTGGCATTACACTGATGATGTTGGTTCTGATGATGCCTACGATGATTTATGTGGTCGCTGTATTACTAACGTAAATGGTGAAGGTGAAACACGTCAATTTGCTTAA
- the ribF gene encoding bifunctional riboflavin kinase/FAD synthetase: MRLIRGIHNIQLANQENEQGSVLTIGNFDGVHLGHQRVIKALVEKAKTLNAVPVVMVFEPQPQELFSPENAPARLTRLRDKYALLKKHGVKRLLCVNFNAKFANISAESFIQHLLVEQLNINHLIIGDDFRFGKGRTGDFEMLCKAGKQFGFGVSDTASFKLEDCRISSTAIREALQHDALSEAERMLGREYSIIGRVFHGDKRGRTLGFPTANVHLKRRVSPVSGVYAVKVRINDSEFTGVANIGSRPSVNGIRQQLEVHIFDFEQDIYGQSIEVVLMKSLRKEQRFSSLAQLKDQIQIDSEQARCFFGAT, encoded by the coding sequence ATGCGATTAATTCGTGGGATCCATAACATTCAGTTAGCGAACCAAGAAAACGAACAAGGCAGTGTGTTAACTATTGGAAACTTTGACGGTGTTCATCTTGGGCATCAACGAGTAATAAAAGCGTTGGTGGAAAAAGCCAAAACTTTAAATGCTGTGCCTGTTGTAATGGTGTTTGAACCTCAACCACAAGAGTTATTTTCGCCTGAGAATGCACCTGCGAGATTAACACGGTTAAGAGACAAATATGCGTTATTGAAAAAGCATGGTGTTAAACGCTTGCTATGTGTGAATTTTAATGCCAAATTTGCCAACATATCGGCAGAATCTTTTATTCAACATTTACTTGTTGAGCAGTTAAACATTAACCATTTAATTATTGGTGATGACTTTAGATTCGGTAAAGGGCGTACGGGTGATTTTGAAATGCTGTGCAAAGCAGGTAAACAATTTGGCTTTGGTGTGTCAGATACAGCAAGTTTTAAATTAGAAGATTGCCGAATAAGCAGTACTGCGATACGTGAAGCTCTTCAGCACGATGCATTATCAGAAGCTGAGAGAATGCTAGGTCGCGAATATTCAATTATCGGCCGAGTATTTCATGGCGATAAACGGGGTAGAACGTTGGGCTTTCCAACCGCTAATGTGCATTTGAAAAGACGAGTTTCTCCTGTGTCTGGCGTATATGCAGTAAAAGTGCGTATCAATGACAGTGAATTTACTGGTGTGGCCAATATTGGTTCTAGGCCAAGTGTTAATGGAATTCGACAACAACTTGAAGTACATATTTTTGATTTTGAACAAGATATTTATGGTCAATCAATAGAAGTTGTCTTGATGAAAAGTTTGAGAAAAGAACAGCGATTTTCTTCATTAGCACAACTAAAAGACCAAATACAGATAGATAGTGAACAAGCCCGATGTTTTTTTGGGGCGACATAA
- the murJ gene encoding murein biosynthesis integral membrane protein MurJ — protein sequence MSRKLVKSGIIVSAMTLISRVLGLVRDVVIASIMGAGATADAFFFANKIPNFLRRLFAEGAFAQSFVPVLSEYHHKDIDNNTQKTRELIAKVSGTLGVIVTLVTLIGMIASPFIVMLFGPGFYVEHVQDPSSEKFDLASDLLKITFPYLWFVSFTALSGAILNAYGKFAASSFTPVLLNVAIISMATLGRDYFTNPEYALAWGVFLGGFAQFIFQIPFLYKAGALTMPKWGWAHEGVTKIRKLMAPALFGVSVTQINLLLDTQIASLLETGAVSFLYYADRLLEFPLGLFGIGIATVILPSLARLHTKKSVQEFSDTLDWGIKIINLLGWPALVGLMVLAQPIIMILFMRGEFTQVEVYQVSFALYAYLSGLVSFMFIKILAPGYYARQDTKTPVKIGIKAMVANMAFNIMLAPFFGYVGLAIATTLSATLNAYWLYQGLKAQQVYQLSKQVKIFILRLILASLVMAYVVYLLSPSFDYWLTLSLAAKIIMLCKCIFSGIICYFACAYLFGIRFADFTVQQQVEKNHE from the coding sequence TTGAGCCGTAAGTTAGTAAAATCAGGCATTATTGTGAGTGCAATGACCTTAATATCAAGAGTATTAGGGTTAGTACGTGACGTTGTTATTGCAAGTATAATGGGAGCTGGCGCAACGGCTGATGCTTTTTTCTTTGCAAATAAAATTCCTAACTTTTTAAGAAGGCTCTTTGCTGAAGGGGCTTTTGCGCAATCATTTGTACCTGTACTTAGCGAATACCACCACAAAGACATTGATAATAATACACAGAAAACACGTGAGCTTATCGCTAAAGTATCTGGAACGTTAGGGGTTATTGTTACCTTAGTAACCCTAATTGGCATGATTGCTTCACCTTTCATTGTCATGCTGTTTGGACCTGGTTTTTATGTTGAACATGTACAAGATCCAAGTAGCGAAAAATTTGACTTAGCGTCTGATTTATTAAAAATCACTTTTCCTTATTTGTGGTTTGTTAGTTTTACTGCACTGTCTGGCGCTATTTTAAATGCTTATGGGAAATTTGCCGCTTCATCTTTTACTCCTGTGCTGCTTAACGTTGCGATAATATCAATGGCAACATTGGGTCGTGATTATTTTACCAACCCTGAGTATGCGCTTGCATGGGGTGTATTTTTAGGCGGTTTTGCTCAATTTATTTTTCAAATTCCATTTTTGTATAAAGCAGGGGCGTTAACCATGCCTAAATGGGGATGGGCACACGAAGGTGTCACTAAAATAAGAAAGTTAATGGCGCCTGCTTTGTTTGGGGTATCTGTTACCCAAATTAATTTGTTATTGGATACCCAAATTGCCAGTCTATTAGAAACAGGAGCTGTCAGCTTTTTATACTACGCTGATCGCTTATTAGAATTTCCATTAGGACTATTTGGCATTGGAATAGCCACTGTTATTTTGCCTAGTCTTGCTCGCTTGCATACGAAAAAAAGTGTGCAAGAATTTTCCGATACTTTAGATTGGGGGATCAAAATTATTAATTTATTAGGCTGGCCTGCGTTGGTTGGTTTAATGGTGCTTGCGCAGCCGATAATTATGATTTTGTTTATGCGTGGAGAATTCACGCAAGTTGAAGTGTATCAAGTGTCTTTTGCCCTCTATGCATATTTATCTGGGTTAGTTAGCTTTATGTTTATTAAAATATTAGCGCCTGGGTATTACGCGAGACAAGACACGAAAACACCTGTGAAAATTGGGATTAAAGCGATGGTGGCAAATATGGCGTTTAATATTATGCTAGCGCCGTTCTTTGGCTATGTAGGATTAGCAATAGCAACCACATTATCTGCAACATTAAATGCTTACTGGCTTTACCAAGGTTTGAAAGCGCAACAGGTTTATCAATTGTCTAAGCAAGTGAAGATTTTCATCTTACGCTTGATATTAGCGTCGTTAGTGATGGCTTATGTGGTCTATCTATTATCGCCTAGCTTTGATTATTGGTTAACCTTGTCTTTAGCAGCAAAAATCATCATGCTTTGTAAATGTATATTTTCTGGGATTATTTGCTATTTTGCGTGTGCGTATCTATTCGGTATAAGGTTTGCTGACTTTACGGTACAGCAACAAGTAGAAAAAAATCATGAATAA